The following is a genomic window from Parabacteroides johnsonii DSM 18315.
CGGGGATCTGCAATGTATAGAAGTGTTGCAACTTCTGTTTGTGTCGTTGAGGAAGTGAAAACTCCAAAAGATTTTAAAAGTTATGAGGAATACATCAAATATACAAATTATTACAGTATATTTGATAAAAACACATTAACTATATTTTATAATAATTCTAAAACAGTTATCATTAAGATGACATATAATGCCGCTTTTAATCGTAGGATAATTAGAAAAGAGTTGATAGAAGAAGTTGGTATTTCTCAAAATGCTTATTGGGGATTTTTAGAGTTAACAGATGAACAGTTTAATGATATTATAGAAAGAGGTCAAATAGATGAAAGTCTTATTGTCGATTAAACCGGAATTTGTTCGTGAAATTTTTCAAGGACGAAAAAAGTTTGAATATAGGAAAAACGTGTTTACAAAACACGTTACTCAGGTAGTCGTATATTCAACTAAGCCTGAAGGAATGATTGTTGGAGAGTTTTCTGTAAAAAAGATATTAAGTGATACTCCGGAAAAATTATGGGAAAAAACATCCTTCGTTTCCGGTATCTCTAAAGAGTTCTTTGACCAATATTTTAAAGGACGTGACAAAGGTTATGCATTACAGATAGAGAATCCTGTTTTGTATAAGAAACCAATAAATCCATTCGATGTTTTTACTTCATTTGTAGCCCCTCAATCATTCAAATATCTAGAAGAAGATGATATAGAGGAATCTGTTTTGAGTTTTGTGGAATTATGAAAAATGATATTATATTTATTGGCGGTATTCATGGTGTTGGAAAAGGTACATTATGCGAACGTATCGAATCTGAACTTGGAATTGTACATTTATCAGCTAGTGAAGTATTGAAATGGAAAGATTTTAATGTGGATTCTTCAGATAAGCGTGTAGCAGATATTGATGCTACACAAGACCGCTTATTGAAAAATTTGAAAGGAGTTGTCACTTCAGGTAAAACTTATTTGTTGGATGGACATTTTTGTTTGCTGAATAAGGAAAGTAAAATTGAGAAAGTTCCTGAAGAAGTATTTATAGGGATAAACCCAAAGAAAATAATTGTAGTAAGCGAAACGCCAGAAATTATAGCAAAACGTTTATCTCAAAGAGACGGAAAAAGATATGAAACTTCACTTCTTGAAAAAATGCAAAATACAGAAATAGAACATGCTCAATATATTTCTAGTTTATTAGGATTAGAAATGTTTGAGATTCAGTCTGATTCGTATAGTACTTTGAAGGAAGTAATAAATAATTAATTAATATGATACATTCTATTTTTATACGTTGTTATACAGTATTTATGAGTAAAATTAGAACTGTTTGGACAAACTAAGACAATATTTTCTCAATTAAAAAGATGTGGTATGTAATCAATGGGCATATTTTTTATCGGTTTATGTATAATTTCTCCTACCATCAAGCCCATCATAGTAGAACTTTTATTGTTTTGTAAGATATTCAGTATACATTTAATTTTTTATGAGTAAATATAATATGGATTTATCAGCTGAAAGAGAGAAAATTTTACTTAATATCCAAGATGATGTTTTAAAAGGAAGCATTTGCTTACAAGATTGGACAACATTTCAGTTGGAAAATGCTTATATTGCATTCTGTGCAGGAGCTGATTTAGCTTGTATACTCATGTGTCAGGCAGCTATAGAGTCTTATATGAGGGATGATGAAGGATTGAAGAATCGGTCTTTTTATGATTTAATAGAACAATGTTCATATGATGCAAAAACAAAAATAAAATTACATAAGTTGAGAGAATACCGAAATAAATGGGTGCATATTAATGAACAAAAAGAATGTAATATTCAGATTGACCATATTGAACTCGAAAAAATGGCACTTTTCGCATATAGATTAACATTAGAAGTGTTTCATTATTATCCATTCGTTTAAAGTATAGAAGAATTTTACATTTAGACATATAGTGAAAGACAAAAATCTTTCACTATATGTCTAAATCGTACATTCATTTCAATGAAATCTTATTCGCCGTCTCTCGTTTCTTTGAATTGACTAAATCAGCATAGATTTGAGTGGTGGTGACATTCTTATGTGTTAGCATCTTCGATACTGTGTAAATGTCTGTGCCTAAAGAGATTTGGATGACCGCATACGAGTGCCTAAAGCAGTGGAAGGTTATGTGTTTTCTGATTCCGGCTTCGGCAATCCATTGTTTCAAGGGATGATGAGTCATGGAGCGGGTCAAGCCTTTGAAAACTTTTCCAGTACCCCCTTCGCCACACAACTCCAGTGCCTCCTGACTGATGGGAAGGGTGGCCTCGGTTTCTGTCTTTTCGGTGCAGATACGGATGTAGTAGCCTTGATCTGGGCCGACCTCAAAATCACGCCAGTCCAGCTTCAGAATATCACTGATACGGAGGCCGGTCATACAGGCAAACAGGGATGCCTGTTTTAAGACAGGAATCTTGCATGGCGTAGCTGCCAGTTTCTTGACTTCATCAAGTGTCAGATACTCTTTCTTGACCTCTTTCCATTCGATTTTTTCTAGAAAGTCGTTCAAGTTCTCACGCAACATCTTCTCTTTATAGGCTATTTTCAATAAGGCACGGAACGTCGAATAATAACCAGCTGCCGAATTGCGTGAGATATAAGCATTGGGGTGATTAATCTGTTTGCATTTGAGCAGGTAATCCCTGAACTTCTCGCACAGTTCCACGGTGACATCGCCAAAGGTACATTTGCCGCCGACAAATTTCTCAAAGTGGTTGTAAACACAATCCCATTTCTCATATTTTTCCCGTGCCTTTGTCCGGAAGTAGGCGAGGAAATCTACCTTTTGCTTGTTCTTGTCCAGGAACCCGAATTCTTCATTGATAAGCGACTGGACACGGATACAGCGGATTGCCTCTGCCTTGTTCAGCATATCCTGATTGAACATTCTTTGCTGCTCATTCTTGGGCTTAGCATAGATGTAAATGCCGAGGAATTCCCGGCGACTCATCTTCATCGTGTAAGGATTGCGGATGGCCGGATAATAATCCAGATAAAGGGATATGCGGTCGTTACGCAATGGCTTTTGTCTCAGTGTTACGTTGGTGCATGTAAGTGTCATAGCTATATTGTTTTTTGATTAATACTTGTTTTGTTGCAAATAAAATAGGTGTTCTAATGGTGGTATTTATCACCGGAAAATAACTTTCGGCTCATTCTATCTTTGGAGGCTCAAAGAACTTGTCCAGCTCTGCCCGCAGGATCTTGGTATATTTACCGACTTTGATACGGGGAATATTATGGTATTTCACATAATGGTAGAGTTGGTCTCGTGTCAGATTAAATCGTTCCATCGCTTCGGCAATGGTGTAGTATTTGGGCTCTTCAGGAGCTATGAGACCTTTGGCAATGTCCACATGCTTTTTGGAGTAGTACACCATGATGCCGACTTTCTTTTTGGGAATGGCATTCTTTGATACAAAAGAATATATGGCCGTCAGCGTCATGCCGAACTTCTCCTGCATGTCTTGCGTGCTGTACCATTCCTTGATCTCAGGATCGGGAGCTTTCTTTGCAAAGTAGTCATCAATATGCTTTTTGCTCCAATAGGTTTTACCACGGTGAAAGGTTCGTGGGATATTATGTTCCTTAGCGATATGGAATATCCAGGAATCCTTTACGCCATACTTTTCCTTAACTTCAGCTGTGGTGTAGAAATCTGATATTGGAGTTTTCTCTTTGGGCTTATTCTCATTATTGGAAGCAATAATGTAGTCGAACATCTTATCAATATCCGAACGCCGTACAAGAGTTTTCCCATCAAATCTAACCGCTTTAATTTTCGCGTTTTTGATATACCGATAAATTGAGGTACGGCCTACACCTAAAAATGCGGCAACTTCAGTAGGGGTTAAGAACTCTTTTTCAGAATTAGGTTTTAATTCTGCATCGTGTTTCAAGTGGAATTCTTGAATTCGTTTTTTTCTAACTCGATCTTTGTATGCGAGGTTTGCGCACCTGTGTGAACAGTATGCGGTAGTGATCTTGTGGGCGGTAAAAATGGTGCCACACCACTCGCATTTCTTTTGAATTTCAATGTTACTAGCCATTTTAATTATCTCTTTAGTTCGCCAAATCTGTTTCATTGCGTACCACAGCGTTCCAAGGCGTTCCAGGTTGTTCACCATCTGGCAGACAGTAAACCCGACTTTGGGCTTGTGAGGTACACAGGAGGTACAAAAAATGGCGTAAAAAGGCTTAGCAACGATTATCAACGATACTCGAGCAACAAAAAAGGCGCTCCGTAAAGAGCGCCATATCAATCGATTACAATTAATTTAACTAATTGATAATCAGATGTTTACTTGCCGATACAAAACCTCTCAAATATATTCCCCAACACCTGGTCTGTTGTGACTTCTCCAACGATGTCTGAGAGGTGGAAGATGCATTCTCTTAAATCTTGGGAGATGAAATCTCCGGAAAGGTTGGCGGATAAGCCTTCCTGGACACGGTGGATGGAGTCGAGGGCGTGGGTTAGGGCTTCGTAGTGACGGATGTTAGTGACGATGACGTCGTTTGAGGATAAAGAGGGGATATGAGCAGCTTGGATCAGGAGATCCTGTAACTCGTCGATATGCTCTCTTTTCTTGGCCGATATGAAGATCGATTGTACATTATCGGGAAGGTCGGTTGTTTTAAACTGACGGTCGGTGAGCAGGTCGGCCTTGTTGAAAACGAGGATTAGCTGTTTCCCTTTCGAGCGGGGTAGTATTTTTTCAGATAATTGGGCGATCTGTAGGGAGGCATCGGCTGCATCTATCATCCAGAGGACAATGTCTGCTTGATCGAGCTTCTGGAAGGTGCGTTCGATGCCGATACTTTCGATCGCATCGTGCGTTTCTCGGATACCGGCGGTATCGATGAAGCGGAAAGTGATCCCTCCGAGGCTGACTGTGTCTTCGATAATGTCGCGGGTTGTACCGTGGATATCGCTGACAATCGCTTTATCCTCATTCAGCAGGACGTTTAGCAGAGTCGATTTTCCGGCATTTGTTTCACCTATGATCGCAACAGGAACACCGTTCTTGATTGCGTTTCCTACACTGAAAGAGTTGGCCAAACGCGATATAACGGTTTCGATATGGGTTGCCAACGTGCTAAGTTCACTTCGGTCGGCAAACTCCAGTTCCTCGTGGTCGCTGAAATCCAGCTCCAGTTCCATCAAAGAAGTGATATGCAAAAGTTGTTCACGTAAGTTCTTTAATTCATGACTGAACCCCCCGCGCATCTGGTTTAATGCCAAACGGTGCTGGCCGGCTGAAGTCGAGGCGATCAAATCGGCGACCGCCTCGGCTTGACTCAGGTCCATCTTACCGTTCATGAAGGCGCGTTGAGTATATTCGCCGGGGAGGGCGGAGCGGCAACCGCTTTCAATCAAAAGTTGCATGATCTGCTGCTGGATATAGACGGAACCGTGGCAAGTGATTTCTACCGTGTCTTCGCCGGTAAAAGAATGAGGTGC
Proteins encoded in this region:
- a CDS encoding ASCH domain-containing protein translates to MKVLLSIKPEFVREIFQGRKKFEYRKNVFTKHVTQVVVYSTKPEGMIVGEFSVKKILSDTPEKLWEKTSFVSGISKEFFDQYFKGRDKGYALQIENPVLYKKPINPFDVFTSFVAPQSFKYLEEDDIEESVLSFVEL
- a CDS encoding ATP-binding protein; this encodes MKNDIIFIGGIHGVGKGTLCERIESELGIVHLSASEVLKWKDFNVDSSDKRVADIDATQDRLLKNLKGVVTSGKTYLLDGHFCLLNKESKIEKVPEEVFIGINPKKIIVVSETPEIIAKRLSQRDGKRYETSLLEKMQNTEIEHAQYISSLLGLEMFEIQSDSYSTLKEVINN
- a CDS encoding site-specific integrase, with protein sequence MTLTCTNVTLRQKPLRNDRISLYLDYYPAIRNPYTMKMSRREFLGIYIYAKPKNEQQRMFNQDMLNKAEAIRCIRVQSLINEEFGFLDKNKQKVDFLAYFRTKAREKYEKWDCVYNHFEKFVGGKCTFGDVTVELCEKFRDYLLKCKQINHPNAYISRNSAAGYYSTFRALLKIAYKEKMLRENLNDFLEKIEWKEVKKEYLTLDEVKKLAATPCKIPVLKQASLFACMTGLRISDILKLDWRDFEVGPDQGYYIRICTEKTETEATLPISQEALELCGEGGTGKVFKGLTRSMTHHPLKQWIAEAGIRKHITFHCFRHSYAVIQISLGTDIYTVSKMLTHKNVTTTQIYADLVNSKKRETANKISLK
- a CDS encoding helix-turn-helix domain-containing protein — its product is MASNIEIQKKCEWCGTIFTAHKITTAYCSHRCANLAYKDRVRKKRIQEFHLKHDAELKPNSEKEFLTPTEVAAFLGVGRTSIYRYIKNAKIKAVRFDGKTLVRRSDIDKMFDYIIASNNENKPKEKTPISDFYTTAEVKEKYGVKDSWIFHIAKEHNIPRTFHRGKTYWSKKHIDDYFAKKAPDPEIKEWYSTQDMQEKFGMTLTAIYSFVSKNAIPKKKVGIMVYYSKKHVDIAKGLIAPEEPKYYTIAEAMERFNLTRDQLYHYVKYHNIPRIKVGKYTKILRAELDKFFEPPKIE
- the mnmE gene encoding tRNA uridine-5-carboxymethylaminomethyl(34) synthesis GTPase MnmE, with product MEDTICAVSTAPGAGGIAVIRISGPEAIAICNTIFVPRITGKDLLSQEAYTLRYGSIRRNKELIDDVLVALFRAPHSFTGEDTVEITCHGSVYIQQQIMQLLIESGCRSALPGEYTQRAFMNGKMDLSQAEAVADLIASTSAGQHRLALNQMRGGFSHELKNLREQLLHITSLMELELDFSDHEELEFADRSELSTLATHIETVISRLANSFSVGNAIKNGVPVAIIGETNAGKSTLLNVLLNEDKAIVSDIHGTTRDIIEDTVSLGGITFRFIDTAGIRETHDAIESIGIERTFQKLDQADIVLWMIDAADASLQIAQLSEKILPRSKGKQLILVFNKADLLTDRQFKTTDLPDNVQSIFISAKKREHIDELQDLLIQAAHIPSLSSNDVIVTNIRHYEALTHALDSIHRVQEGLSANLSGDFISQDLRECIFHLSDIVGEVTTDQVLGNIFERFCIGK